The sequence TATTAAGCGTCCACGGTCCTAACCTCATGCCGATCGGGGTGGTCGTGAGAAGCCTTTTCGAGGAAGACCGTATACCGGTCGTCTACTTAAACCCCTGGAACACCGCCGTTAGGATCATCGGCGAGATGAATATCGAGAAGGACAGCGCTTGGCTTGAGGCTACCCTAGCCTTCGGAGCTATGAAGCTCCTCGGAAAGGAGCATGCGATACCTGACGTTGAAAAGCTTAAAGACCGGTATGCCGAGGCTGAGGGGAAAGCCCTGCCAGAGGAGGTTAGGGCTGTTCAACGATACGGGATGGTGGGATACCACTATACGCATGAGCTTCAGCATCAACCTCCCAGAAGCGGGGTCGACCCAGACTTCGGCGTCGAGCTTCTGAACAGGGTCGCCGAAGCCCTACTTCCGGTCGTCGAAAACCTGAAGACATACCTCGAATATGTCAAAAGACCGTTCAGATATGTCGAGCCTGAATGAAAGAACCCGTTTACGGAGAAAGACCTCGGAAAATTTACTAAAGGGAGGAGCGCATGCTTATTCAAGAATCTTTTAGAAGCTGGTGAGTGGTCGGTTGAGCTATACGGAGCTTTACACGGTTAAAGCCGCGAGTTTTCTAGGATTTGAAAGCGTCCAGGAGCCTGAATACGTCGTCTTAGGGGTGCCTTATGACGGAACCTCCACCTATAGACCGGGGTCGAGGTTTGCCCCCGACGCCATCAGAGAGGCTTCTATGAACATCGAGACCTACAGCCTTAGGGCGCGTCTAGACGCTGAGGCTATCAAGGTCGAAGACCTCGGGAACCTCCACGTAGCCACCGATGTCCACGAGACTCTCAGGAGGCTCAGCCTCGTCGTCGAGGAGCAGGCTTCAAGAGGACGTAGGCTTCTGATCCTCGGTGGGGAGCATACGGTCACCTTGGGAGCTATGGACGGGTTCAAACACGGTTACCCGGCGGTTTTGTGCTTCGACGCCCACATGGATTTGAGAGACGAGTATATGGGTTCTAAGGTTAACCACGCCACGGTTTTCCGTAGACTCTGCGAGCGGCTTGGAGCCGACAAGATCATGATGGTCGGCGTCAGGGCGTTCACCGGAGAAGAACTTGACTATGCCCAAGAAGCGGGTTTAAGGTTCTTCACAAGCCTAGAAGCCTCTAGAGACATAGGATACGTAGTGGAGAAGGTTAAAAGCTGGATCGATGGAGTTGATAGATTATACATAAGCATAGACCTCGATGTCCTGGACCCGTCTCAAGCCCCGGCGGTCGGAAACCCGGAGCCTGAGGGGTTGACCACGACACAGCTTTTAGATATGCTCTGGGAGGTCTGTGGGTCTAAGGTGGTGGCGGTCGATATAGTCGAAGCTGCGCCGATATACGACCGGGGGGTAACAGCGATACAGGCAGCCAAGATAGCCGTAGAGGTCCTATGCTATCTGGAGGCTAGATAGCGTTACAAGACCACGACGGATGTACTGTTAAAATTGATCCGTAGGTCTAGTAGGAGGAAGGGTATGGTCATGTATCCTTCCACCTTGAGCTTTAACTCGCCCTTCATCAAGGCCGACACGATCTTAGCCACGGCTTCGGCGTCGAGGTTGCTAACGGTCAGCCTTAACGTCGTATTCAAGCTGGTCGTCGACCCTGCTGGGACCGCGAAGTCGCTTACGGGTTCTAGATAGCCTAGTTCGATATCTTCCAGGTATAGCTTAGCCGTCAGATTCTTGACGTTGACGGGTAATAGACCCTTGTTCTCGACTTCGACCTCCACGGTGAATTTTAACACGTCAGATAACGGGGATAGCCTCCCTGAGTACCTTACAGAGCTCAGGTGAACGGTCAGAGAGCTGACAGAATGCCAGTAGCTAAGTATGAAGCATGAGAATAGGAGAAGTATTATCATCAGCGAAGCTAACCAAGGGGGAAATCCGCCGCTGTAGCTCGATAATTTCTTCGACCTACCCATGACCTACTCATCCACCCTGAAGCAGCTTCTCCACGTCTCTTAGAAGCCCGGCCACCTTAAGTCCTTTCTCAGTAGCCGTTATAAAACGGCGGAACGGAAACTCCTTCTCCTGCTCCTCGACGACGAGGCCTTTAACCCTTAACCCTCTAACCGCGGTGTAGACGGCAGAGGGGCTTATCCCGGTGTGCCGCCTGATCCCCGTTATCGTCAGGGATCCCTCCCTAGCTAGGGCCATCAGCACCAAGGCCTCAAACTTCGATAGGGGCATATAAAATCCAGATCCACGTTTAACATATAACATCTACATAAGCCATTCGGTAGTAGTGCGCTAAAGCCTTAAATCGAGTCTTAAGGCTCTATAGGTTTAGATTTGGTGAAATCTATGACTCCGCGCGAGAGGATTATAGCGGCTTTGGAGCATAAGGAAGACCGGCTTGACCGTGTTCCTATACACGATAGCCCGTGGGCTGCGACCGTGGACAGGTGGAGGAGAGAGGGGTTGCCCAGCGGGGTCTCGCCGGCAGACTACTTCGGCTACGAGATCGCTATCTTCAGCGCCGATACGTCGCCGCAGTTTCCAACGGAGGTCCTCTACGAGGACGATGAGTATATAGTCGAGAAAACACCCTACGGGGGAGTGCGTAGAAACCATAAGGACTACTCGACCACACCAGAGGTGATAAGCTGGCCCTGCAAATCTAGAGACGACTGGGAGAAGATCAAGGTTAGACTCAAGCCCAGCGAGAGGAGAGTGGACTGGGTTACAGGATTGAACCAATATTATTGCGAGAGAAGCCGCGGCAGGTTTATAATGTACGGTGCAGCGGTCGGGTTTGATAAGATTCAGAACTACGTTAAGACCGATGAGCTTCTGAAAGCTGTCTTGAGGGACCCGGAGTGGGTGGTGGACATGTATTGGACGGACGCTAGGCTCGTTATGGAGATGTGCGACGTGATGATACGCGGAGGGTTTAAGTTCGACGGAGCGTTTCTCTACTGCGACCTGGGATATAGGTGGGGTCTCTTCTTCTCGCCGAAGCATTTCGAGGAGCAGCTTCACCCGGTCTTCAAAGAGCTGTGCAGGTTCTTCAAGTCAAGAGGCATGTACGTCTTCCTCCACAGCTGCGGCAGGGTTAAAGACCTCATCCCATACTTCATAGAGGAGGGGATAGATGTCCTACAGCCTCTAGAGGTTAAGGCCGGGATGGACCTCGTCGAGCTTAAGGAGAAATATGGTGACAAGATATCTTTCATGGGCGGCATAGACGTCAGGCTTATGGCTCTGGACGACCCAAAACCCATAGAGGAGGAGATAAAGAGGAAGATACCGGTAGCCAAGCAGGGCGGCGGATACATATACCACTCAGACCACTCGGTCCCGAAGAACGTGAGCTTCCGAAACTATAAGCGGGTCATCGAGCTCGTGCATAGATACGGAAGATACCGGTAGCTTTCCACGTCGTAAGCTTAATACACGTAGGGCTGGGTAAGATAAGCGTAGAATGGTTCTGAAGGTCGCTGTGGGTAGTAGGAACCCTGTGAAGGTTAAGGGCGTAGAGAAGGCGTTTAAGATATTCTACCCAGACGTATGCGTGGTAGCGGTTCCGGTAGAATCTGGAGTCCCTGCTCAACCCATAGGGTTTGACCAGATCCTCGAAGGTGCTAAAAACAGGGCGTCGAGGGCTTTACAGGCCTGTAGAGACTTCGACCTAGGCGTCGGGGTCGAGGCAGGCATGTATACAGTGGGAGGTTTATGGTTCGACGTTCAAGTTACGGCTATATCCGACGGGGAAAACCATGTGACCTACGGATTCTCACCCGCCTTCCAGCTTCCGGAGGGGTTTGCCCATAGACTCGTCGAGGGAGAGGCTGAGGAGCTTGAAGAGCTCGTCGACGAGTTCTATGGGACGACCGGTATAGGTAAGAGGGGGGGCTTCGTTAGTCTATTGACCAAGGGCGTCGTCGTGAGAGAGGACCTGACGTTCTATTCGACCGTTATGGCTTTGATACCTAGGCTTAACAGGGAGCTCTATAGCAACTCTAATCTTCGACGATGATATCAATATAGTACCGATATGATCCTTACCCGTGAGAAGCTTGCGTCTATGATAGACTACGCCCTTGTGAAGCCGAGCTACACGATGGCGGATATAGAGGAGGCTACTCGGAAAGTCCGTGAAAACCGTATAGGCGTACTATGCGTTCTACCGGCGATGGTAAGCTATACGTCTGAGCTCCTTAGAGGTTCTGGGGCTAAGGTCTGCTCGGTCGTGAGCTTCCCCTTCGGGGCATCGTCTACGAGGTCTAAGGTCTTCGAGACCGAGCAGGCCGTAGAGGAGGGGGCTTCCGAGATCGATATGGTCATGAACATACCGCTTTTTAAGTCGAGACTATACGATAGGGTTAAACCTGATATTTCCGCTGTTGTGAAAGCCGCTAAACGTAGAGGGCTAGACCTCGGCCGGGACGTCATAGTCAAGGTTATAATCGAAACCGGATACTTGACGGCAGAGGAGATAGCGTTAGCCAGCCGGATTGTAGAGGAGGCTGGTGGAGATTACGTTAAGACATGCACAGGCTTCGGACCTAGGGGTGCTACGGTCGAAGACGTCGAGATAATGAAGAGAGCCGTCAAGAAGGCTAAGATAAAAGCCGCAGGCGGGATATCGACGTTTGAAAAGACCTTAGATTTCATAAGGGCCGGGGCTACGCGTATAGGGACATCCCATGCCTTGGAGATACTTGACGGATGGAGGCCCGTGGAGGTTTAAGCCTCCGACGGCTGCCTTCCTCTCAGGAGGAATATAGACATCAATACGAGAGCCGTCACAGACGTTAGGACGCTGTAGCAGACCACCGCGCTTAGGTTTACGTACTCCCACAACGCACCGACCACGATGTTGGCTACGAGGAAGCTTAGCCCCACTACGAGGTAGTAGACCCCGTACGCAGTCGCCCTCAGACCGCTCGGTGCATAGTTAGGTACTAGAGCCCTCTGAACAGTTTCCGCTATGCCTACGTACACTCCGTAGACCGCCGCTATGAGGAAGCCGTAGAGGGGGTTCTGAACGGCTATTAAGAGTAGAAGCGTCGAGAGCAGGAAGACCCCGTAGCCGAGCATCAGAACCTTCTCCCGACCTATCCTATCCGATAACACTCCGGCTGGGGTCGCTATGGCCGTGTGAGTTATGTTCACGACGGCGTATATTATCGGGATCAACTGCTCGGGTATACCCAGCTCCTTAGCTCTTAGAAGTATGAAGGAGTAGTTGAACGCCCCGATTGAGAAGACGCCTACGACGAGTAAGAGGAATGGAAATCTCCCTTTGAGAACAGACTTCACGTCGCTCAGTATTCTAAAACCCCTCTTTAACCCGCCTGCACGCTCCTTGACGAACATTAGAAGGACGATCAGCGCCATAAGACCGGGTATGAAGGATACGACGAAAACATCCCGCATCGTTAAGCCTAGGAAGAGCATGAAGGCGGAGGCGAGGGTGGGTCCTAGGATGGCTCCGAGCTGGTCGAGGGTTCTGTGCACCCCGAACGCCATACCCATGCGTTTCCCGGAGACGGATTCGCTTATTAGAGCATCCCTGGGAGATGTTCTAACACCTTTACCGACCCTATCGGTTAGACGCACGATCAAGACGTCCACCGGTGTTCGAGCGACCGAGAAGAGAGGTTTCGCAACGTTGGAGACGGCATAGCCTATGAAGACAAGGAGCTTCCTCCTCCTAAACCTATCGGAGAAGACCCCTGAGATGATTCGCATTAGATAGTTTATGGCCTCTGCGAGACCCTCTATGATGCCTAAGACCGCTCTGGTGCCTCCG comes from Candidatus Bathyarchaeota archaeon and encodes:
- a CDS encoding creatininase family protein produces the protein MKVMLDEMTWREAAERLKKCDVAFLPVGTVEGHGPIPLGCDSYIATAVAKLMAEKAGGIVLPPLMYSFAGATSSFPGTVTVTFDSQIAILKDIVRSLWRQGFRRIFILSVHGPNLMPIGVVVRSLFEEDRIPVVYLNPWNTAVRIIGEMNIEKDSAWLEATLAFGAMKLLGKEHAIPDVEKLKDRYAEAEGKALPEEVRAVQRYGMVGYHYTHELQHQPPRSGVDPDFGVELLNRVAEALLPVVENLKTYLEYVKRPFRYVEPE
- the speB gene encoding agmatinase, encoding MSYTELYTVKAASFLGFESVQEPEYVVLGVPYDGTSTYRPGSRFAPDAIREASMNIETYSLRARLDAEAIKVEDLGNLHVATDVHETLRRLSLVVEEQASRGRRLLILGGEHTVTLGAMDGFKHGYPAVLCFDAHMDLRDEYMGSKVNHATVFRRLCERLGADKIMMVGVRAFTGEELDYAQEAGLRFFTSLEASRDIGYVVEKVKSWIDGVDRLYISIDLDVLDPSQAPAVGNPEPEGLTTTQLLDMLWEVCGSKVVAVDIVEAAPIYDRGVTAIQAAKIAVEVLCYLEAR
- a CDS encoding LEA type 2 family protein; amino-acid sequence: MGRSKKLSSYSGGFPPWLASLMIILLLFSCFILSYWHSVSSLTVHLSSVRYSGRLSPLSDVLKFTVEVEVENKGLLPVNVKNLTAKLYLEDIELGYLEPVSDFAVPAGSTTSLNTTLRLTVSNLDAEAVAKIVSALMKGELKLKVEGYMTIPFLLLDLRINFNSTSVVVL
- a CDS encoding MarR family transcriptional regulator — translated: MPLSKFEALVLMALAREGSLTITGIRRHTGISPSAVYTAVRGLRVKGLVVEEQEKEFPFRRFITATEKGLKVAGLLRDVEKLLQGG
- the yjjX gene encoding inosine/xanthosine triphosphatase, which produces MVLKVAVGSRNPVKVKGVEKAFKIFYPDVCVVAVPVESGVPAQPIGFDQILEGAKNRASRALQACRDFDLGVGVEAGMYTVGGLWFDVQVTAISDGENHVTYGFSPAFQLPEGFAHRLVEGEAEELEELVDEFYGTTGIGKRGGFVSLLTKGVVVREDLTFYSTVMALIPRLNRELYSNSNLRR
- the deoC gene encoding deoxyribose-phosphate aldolase, which translates into the protein MILTREKLASMIDYALVKPSYTMADIEEATRKVRENRIGVLCVLPAMVSYTSELLRGSGAKVCSVVSFPFGASSTRSKVFETEQAVEEGASEIDMVMNIPLFKSRLYDRVKPDISAVVKAAKRRGLDLGRDVIVKVIIETGYLTAEEIALASRIVEEAGGDYVKTCTGFGPRGATVEDVEIMKRAVKKAKIKAAGGISTFEKTLDFIRAGATRIGTSHALEILDGWRPVEV
- a CDS encoding MFS transporter; this encodes MCPQEKASGDLEPEPIGFRNVIALGFVSFFTDISSEMCFGILPAFILHLPGGTRAVLGIIEGLAEAINYLMRIISGVFSDRFRRRKLLVFIGYAVSNVAKPLFSVARTPVDVLIVRLTDRVGKGVRTSPRDALISESVSGKRMGMAFGVHRTLDQLGAILGPTLASAFMLFLGLTMRDVFVVSFIPGLMALIVLLMFVKERAGGLKRGFRILSDVKSVLKGRFPFLLLVVGVFSIGAFNYSFILLRAKELGIPEQLIPIIYAVVNITHTAIATPAGVLSDRIGREKVLMLGYGVFLLSTLLLLIAVQNPLYGFLIAAVYGVYVGIAETVQRALVPNYAPSGLRATAYGVYYLVVGLSFLVANIVVGALWEYVNLSAVVCYSVLTSVTALVLMSIFLLRGRQPSEA